A window of Longimicrobium sp. contains these coding sequences:
- the atpD gene encoding F0F1 ATP synthase subunit beta translates to MAATAPETATVAPGAPNTGRVVQVIGPVIDAEFEHLPDIYNALVIRQPASPGVEAVDVTLEVQQHIGRNQVRAVAMSATDGVVRGMEVVDAGTSITVPVGANALGRILNVLGNPVDERGVIPADAVRWAIHRPAPKFVDLEPKAEILETGIKVIDLLTPYVKGGKIGLFGGAGVGKTVVIQELIHNIAMGHGGRSVFAGVGERTREGTDLWLEFKEAKLINDDNLAESSVALVYGQMNEPPGARLRVALTGLTVAEYFRDVEKQDVLFFVDNIFRFTQAGSEVSALLGRMPSAVGYQPTLATEMGQLQERITSTREGSITSVQAIYVPADDLTDPAPATAFAHLDATTVLSRAISELGIYPAVDPLDSTSRILDPQYIGQRHYNVATSVQRTLQRYKELQDIIAILGMDELTEEDKVIVGRARRIQRFLSQPFHVAEQFTGTPGEYVKLEDTIASFERVVNGEFDHLPEQAFYMVGGIEGAEEKARRLEAGA, encoded by the coding sequence ATGGCAGCCACTGCTCCCGAGACCGCGACCGTCGCGCCCGGCGCCCCGAACACCGGCCGCGTCGTGCAGGTCATCGGCCCGGTGATCGACGCCGAGTTCGAGCACCTTCCCGACATCTACAACGCGCTGGTCATCCGCCAGCCCGCCTCGCCCGGCGTGGAGGCGGTGGACGTGACGCTCGAGGTGCAGCAGCACATCGGGCGCAACCAGGTGCGCGCGGTGGCCATGAGCGCCACCGACGGCGTGGTGCGCGGCATGGAGGTGGTCGACGCCGGCACCTCGATCACCGTGCCCGTGGGCGCCAACGCGCTGGGGCGCATCCTGAACGTGCTGGGCAACCCGGTGGACGAGCGCGGCGTCATCCCCGCAGACGCGGTGCGCTGGGCCATCCACCGCCCGGCGCCCAAGTTCGTGGACCTGGAGCCCAAGGCCGAGATCCTGGAGACGGGGATCAAGGTGATCGACCTGCTCACCCCGTACGTGAAGGGCGGCAAGATCGGCCTCTTCGGCGGCGCGGGCGTGGGGAAGACGGTGGTCATCCAGGAGCTCATCCACAACATCGCCATGGGGCACGGCGGGCGCTCGGTGTTCGCCGGCGTGGGCGAGCGCACCCGCGAGGGCACCGACCTGTGGCTGGAGTTCAAGGAGGCCAAGCTCATCAACGACGACAACCTGGCCGAGTCGTCCGTCGCCCTGGTGTACGGGCAGATGAACGAGCCGCCGGGCGCGCGCCTGCGCGTCGCGCTGACGGGGCTGACCGTGGCGGAGTACTTCCGCGACGTGGAGAAGCAGGACGTGCTCTTCTTCGTGGACAACATCTTCCGCTTCACCCAGGCGGGCTCGGAGGTGTCGGCGCTGCTCGGCCGCATGCCCTCGGCCGTGGGCTACCAGCCTACGCTCGCCACGGAGATGGGGCAGCTGCAGGAGCGCATCACCTCCACGCGCGAGGGATCGATCACTTCGGTGCAGGCCATCTACGTGCCCGCCGACGACCTGACCGACCCGGCGCCGGCCACGGCGTTCGCGCACCTGGACGCCACCACGGTGCTTTCGCGCGCCATCTCGGAGCTGGGCATCTACCCCGCGGTGGACCCGCTCGACTCCACCAGCCGCATCCTGGACCCGCAGTACATCGGGCAGCGGCACTACAACGTGGCCACCTCGGTGCAGCGGACGCTCCAGCGCTACAAGGAGCTGCAGGACATCATCGCCATCCTGGGGATGGACGAGCTCACCGAGGAGGACAAGGTCATCGTGGGGCGCGCGCGCCGTATCCAGCGCTTCCTGTCGCAGCCCTTCCACGTGGCCGAGCAGTTCACCGGCACGCCGGGCGAATACGTGAAGCTGGAAGACACCATCGCCTCGTTCGAGCGCGTGGTGAACGGCGAGTTCGACCACCTGCCCGAGCAGGCCTTCTACATGGTGGGCGGGATCGAGGGCGCCGAGGAGAAGGCGCGGCGGCTCGAGGCGGGGGCCTGA
- the atpF gene encoding F0F1 ATP synthase subunit B, which translates to MISKLSAGVPALLLLTATPALAQGEQGPLDVNVGLMIWTVLIFVVVLAALAKFAWPNILGAVEKREQHIRDLIAQADRDRAEAAALADEQRRLVEETRARVHEALNESRSTAEHMRAEILEQARREHDELLARARADISAERATMEAAVRADAVDVAIAAAEKLVQRSLNGDDNRRLVQGYLAALDGQATAARAAGHAAAAGA; encoded by the coding sequence ATGATCTCGAAGCTGTCGGCCGGCGTTCCGGCCCTGCTGCTGCTTACCGCCACCCCCGCCCTCGCACAGGGCGAGCAGGGCCCGCTCGACGTGAACGTCGGGCTGATGATCTGGACCGTGCTGATCTTCGTGGTCGTCCTGGCGGCCTTGGCGAAGTTCGCGTGGCCCAACATCCTGGGCGCGGTGGAGAAGCGCGAGCAGCACATCCGCGACCTGATCGCCCAGGCCGACCGCGACCGCGCCGAGGCCGCCGCGCTGGCCGACGAGCAGCGCCGCCTGGTGGAGGAGACGCGCGCCCGCGTGCACGAGGCGCTGAACGAGAGCCGCTCCACCGCCGAGCACATGCGCGCCGAGATCCTGGAGCAGGCCCGCCGCGAGCACGACGAGCTGCTGGCCCGCGCCCGCGCCGACATCAGTGCCGAGCGCGCCACCATGGAGGCCGCCGTGCGCGCCGACGCCGTGGACGTGGCCATCGCCGCGGCCGAGAAGCTGGTGCAGCGCAGCCTGAACGGCGACGACAACCGCCGCCTGGTGCAGGGGTACCTGGCCGCCCTCGACGGACAGGCCACGGCCGCCCGTGCCGCGGGCCACGCGGCCGCCGCGGGAGCCTGA
- the atpG gene encoding ATP synthase F1 subunit gamma — translation MAKARELKGRIRSVQNTRKITRTMEMVATSKLKRAQDRVAAAGPYAERLADVVRRLINPELARRYPLLRQPEEVRRAAVLVLTGNRGLAGAFNTNLIRQGRDLLRELRGRGTEVELHVSGKKGISFFRFVGETLGGAFSDVGDRPGAADAERLVGPLMARFESGELDAVYIVYAQFKSALSTAPTTLQVLPVRTPEAAEGAREVDYILEPGADEILGQVLPLYVRNSVYRALVETVAGFYGAQRTAMKNATDNAGDMLEALTRTYNRVRQAAITQEIAEIVGGAAALE, via the coding sequence ATGGCAAAAGCCAGAGAACTGAAGGGCCGCATCCGCTCGGTCCAGAACACGCGCAAGATCACGCGGACGATGGAGATGGTGGCCACGTCCAAGCTGAAGCGCGCGCAGGACCGCGTGGCCGCCGCCGGCCCGTACGCCGAGCGCCTGGCCGACGTGGTGCGCCGGCTGATCAACCCCGAGCTGGCCCGGCGGTACCCGCTGCTGCGCCAGCCCGAGGAGGTCCGCCGCGCCGCCGTGCTGGTGCTCACCGGCAACCGCGGCCTGGCCGGTGCCTTCAACACCAACCTCATCCGCCAGGGGCGCGACCTGCTGCGCGAGCTGCGCGGCCGCGGCACCGAGGTGGAGCTGCACGTGAGCGGGAAGAAGGGGATCTCCTTCTTCCGCTTCGTGGGCGAAACGCTGGGCGGCGCCTTCAGCGACGTGGGCGACCGCCCCGGCGCGGCCGACGCCGAGCGGCTGGTGGGGCCGCTGATGGCCCGCTTCGAGAGCGGCGAGCTGGACGCGGTGTACATCGTGTACGCGCAGTTCAAGTCCGCGCTGTCGACGGCGCCCACGACGCTGCAGGTGCTGCCGGTGCGCACGCCCGAGGCGGCCGAGGGGGCGCGCGAGGTGGACTACATCCTGGAGCCCGGGGCCGACGAGATCCTGGGCCAGGTGCTGCCGCTGTACGTGCGCAACAGCGTGTACCGCGCGCTGGTGGAAACGGTGGCCGGCTTCTACGGGGCGCAGCGCACCGCCATGAAGAACGCCACCGACAACGCGGGCGACATGCTCGAGGCGCTCACCCGCACGTACAACCGGGTGCGCCAGGCCGCGATCACGCAGGAGATCGCCGAGATCGTGGGCGGCGCCGCGGCGCTGGAATAA
- the atpC gene encoding ATP synthase F1 subunit epsilon — translation MATPATTADAGTGLRVSVITPEATIYEGQADQVVAPAYNGSLGILRGHAPLMALLGTGTLRIDRGGHSERYTVSGGFLQVVDNTVTVLSEHATAA, via the coding sequence ATGGCCACCCCCGCCACGACGGCCGACGCGGGCACCGGGCTGCGCGTTTCCGTCATCACCCCCGAGGCCACGATCTACGAGGGCCAGGCCGACCAGGTGGTGGCGCCCGCGTACAACGGCTCGCTGGGCATTCTGCGCGGCCACGCGCCGCTGATGGCGCTGCTGGGCACGGGCACGCTCCGCATCGACCGGGGCGGGCACTCCGAGCGATACACGGTGAGCGGCGGGTTCCTGCAGGTGGTGGACAACACGGTCACCGTCCTGAGCGAGCACGCGACCGCGGCGTGA
- the atpB gene encoding F0F1 ATP synthase subunit A — protein MKLKSALIALVLAAAAGPLHAQVPETSVPSRETPEAVRAPQAAEPAPASAGEGHESAEFDPMHHVQDGRTLEFPPFGELELPAAGSWKVGPVDMTPTRHVVFIWLTGLLMLAVFIPAGRAARRRETGRSPGARRHNAVEAAVLFFRDQVVMPNIGHGGEKYAGYLITLFFFILFANLFGLLPWGASATANISVTAALALISFIVVEVSGMVALGPAGYLKTIVYVPHGLPKPLVPIMAVIMTPVELLGKLAKPFALAVRLMANMMAGHIVLLSLFGVALAFGSLAIAVGPMLMALMLTFLELFVAFLQAYVFVVLTSVFIGLIRHEH, from the coding sequence ATGAAGCTCAAGTCCGCGCTGATCGCGCTCGTCCTTGCCGCTGCCGCGGGGCCGCTGCACGCCCAGGTGCCGGAGACCTCGGTGCCCTCGCGTGAGACGCCCGAGGCGGTGCGCGCGCCGCAGGCCGCCGAGCCCGCCCCCGCCAGTGCCGGCGAGGGGCACGAATCGGCCGAGTTCGACCCCATGCACCACGTGCAGGACGGCCGCACGCTCGAGTTCCCGCCCTTCGGCGAGCTGGAGCTTCCCGCGGCGGGGAGCTGGAAGGTGGGCCCGGTCGACATGACGCCGACCCGCCACGTGGTCTTCATCTGGCTGACCGGGCTGCTGATGCTGGCCGTGTTCATCCCCGCCGGGCGGGCCGCGCGCCGCCGCGAGACCGGGCGCTCGCCGGGCGCCCGCCGCCACAACGCGGTCGAGGCGGCGGTGCTCTTCTTCCGCGACCAGGTGGTGATGCCCAACATCGGCCACGGGGGGGAGAAGTACGCGGGGTATCTCATCACCCTGTTCTTCTTCATCCTCTTCGCCAACCTGTTCGGGCTGCTTCCCTGGGGCGCGAGCGCCACGGCCAACATCTCGGTGACGGCCGCGCTGGCGCTGATCTCCTTCATCGTGGTCGAGGTGTCGGGGATGGTGGCGCTGGGGCCGGCGGGGTACCTGAAGACGATCGTGTACGTCCCCCACGGGCTGCCGAAGCCGCTGGTGCCCATCATGGCGGTCATCATGACGCCGGTGGAGCTGCTGGGGAAGCTGGCGAAGCCGTTCGCGCTGGCGGTGCGCCTGATGGCCAACATGATGGCCGGGCACATCGTGCTGCTCTCGCTCTTCGGCGTGGCGCTGGCCTTCGGGTCGCTGGCCATCGCGGTGGGGCCCATGCTGATGGCGCTGATGCTCACCTTCCTCGAGCTCTTCGTCGCCTTCCTGCAGGCGTACGTGTTCGTGGTGCTGACGTCGGTGTTCATCGGGCTGATCCGCCACGAGCACTGA
- the atpA gene encoding F0F1 ATP synthase subunit alpha, translating to MAADTQLRASEIKNVLLGEIERYDQALGAEQIGEVLEVKDGIARIYGLMGTMSSEMLEITPSDGGAPVTALALNLEEDNIGAVVLGDWTVIQEGDQVRRTARVLDIPVGPEFLGRVVNPLGEPVDGKGPIAASGGRRQVDIVAPGIVLRQPVKEPMQTGIKAIDALIPIGRGQRELIIGDRGTGKTAIAIDTIINQKGQGVVCVYVAIGQKNSTIAGVLARLQEAGAMDYTIIVAASASDPAPLQYIAPYAGTALAEYFMYTKNAEGKGTATLCVYDDLSKQAVAYRQMSLVLRRPPGREAYPGDVFYLHSRLLERAAKLSDEMGGGSLTALPIIETQAGDVSAYIPTNVISITDGQIFLESNLFYSGVRPAVNVGISVSRVGGSAQIKAMKKVAGKLKGELAQYRELEAFAAFGSELDAVTQRQLARGARSVEVLKQPQYAPMPVEHQVAIIYALTNGYLDEVDVPQIRAWERDFHVYLRTQHPEILQGIRDARDLTKETEDALKKAIAMYGELFADPKSPVGTDDYANNPILHETDADRHMGEDQLRMAARPEANAAGARQSY from the coding sequence ATGGCGGCGGACACCCAGCTTCGCGCGAGCGAGATCAAGAACGTGCTGCTCGGCGAGATCGAGCGGTACGACCAGGCCCTGGGCGCCGAGCAGATCGGCGAGGTGCTGGAGGTGAAGGACGGCATCGCCCGCATCTACGGCCTGATGGGCACGATGTCGAGCGAGATGCTCGAGATCACCCCCAGCGACGGCGGGGCGCCGGTGACGGCGCTGGCGCTGAACCTGGAAGAGGACAACATCGGCGCCGTGGTGCTGGGCGACTGGACCGTCATCCAGGAGGGCGACCAGGTGCGCCGCACCGCCCGCGTGCTCGACATTCCCGTGGGCCCCGAGTTCCTGGGGCGCGTGGTGAACCCGCTGGGCGAGCCGGTGGACGGCAAGGGCCCCATCGCCGCCAGCGGCGGCCGCCGCCAGGTGGACATCGTGGCGCCCGGCATCGTGCTGCGGCAGCCGGTGAAGGAGCCCATGCAGACGGGGATCAAGGCCATCGACGCCCTGATTCCCATCGGCCGCGGGCAGCGCGAGCTGATCATCGGCGACCGCGGCACCGGCAAGACGGCCATCGCCATCGACACCATCATCAACCAGAAGGGCCAGGGCGTCGTCTGCGTGTACGTGGCCATCGGCCAGAAGAACTCGACCATCGCGGGCGTGCTGGCGCGCCTGCAGGAGGCCGGGGCCATGGACTACACCATCATCGTGGCCGCGTCCGCCAGCGACCCGGCGCCGCTGCAGTACATCGCCCCGTACGCGGGGACGGCGCTGGCCGAGTACTTCATGTACACCAAGAACGCCGAGGGGAAGGGCACCGCCACGCTGTGCGTGTACGACGACCTGTCCAAGCAGGCCGTGGCGTACCGCCAGATGTCGCTGGTGCTGCGCCGTCCTCCCGGCCGCGAGGCGTACCCGGGCGACGTGTTCTACCTGCACTCGCGCCTGCTGGAGCGCGCGGCCAAGCTCAGCGACGAGATGGGCGGCGGCTCGCTGACCGCGCTGCCGATCATCGAGACGCAGGCGGGCGACGTGTCGGCGTACATCCCCACCAACGTGATCTCGATCACCGACGGCCAGATCTTCCTGGAGTCGAACCTGTTCTACTCGGGCGTGCGCCCGGCGGTGAACGTCGGCATCAGCGTGAGCCGAGTCGGCGGCTCGGCGCAGATCAAGGCCATGAAGAAGGTGGCCGGCAAGCTGAAGGGCGAGCTGGCGCAGTACCGCGAGCTCGAGGCGTTCGCCGCCTTCGGCAGCGAGCTGGACGCGGTGACGCAGCGCCAGCTGGCGCGCGGCGCCCGCTCGGTGGAGGTGCTGAAGCAGCCGCAGTACGCGCCCATGCCGGTGGAGCACCAGGTGGCCATCATCTACGCGCTGACCAACGGCTACCTGGACGAGGTCGACGTGCCGCAGATCCGCGCGTGGGAGCGCGACTTCCACGTGTACCTGCGCACGCAGCACCCCGAGATCCTGCAGGGGATCCGCGACGCCCGCGACCTCACCAAGGAGACCGAGGACGCGCTGAAGAAGGCCATCGCCATGTACGGCGAGCTGTTCGCCGATCCGAAGAGCCCGGTGGGCACCGACGACTACGCGAACAACCCGATCCTGCACGAGACCGACGCCGACCGGCACATGGGCGAGGACCAGCTCCGCATGGCCGCCCGCCCCGAGGCGAACGCGGCCGGCGCGAGGCAGAGCTACTAA
- a CDS encoding AtpZ/AtpI family protein, with protein sequence MALDPRLPPRRGGGPDLGEQMGAGLQFAASIAFFLLGGMWLDRRLGTDPWLLIAGVMVGGVAGFWSIYRRLVVLPRERDRKEKR encoded by the coding sequence ATGGCACTGGATCCGCGCCTTCCACCGCGCCGCGGAGGTGGTCCCGACCTGGGCGAGCAGATGGGCGCGGGGCTGCAGTTCGCCGCCTCGATCGCCTTCTTCCTGCTGGGCGGAATGTGGCTGGACCGGCGCCTGGGCACCGACCCGTGGCTGCTGATCGCGGGGGTGATGGTGGGCGGGGTGGCCGGGTTCTGGTCGATCTACCGCCGCCTGGTGGTGCTCCCGCGCGAGCGGGACAGGAAGGAGAAGCGATGA
- the atpH gene encoding ATP synthase F1 subunit delta, whose product MRSEIIARNYAETLLELARRQGPGAVEEYAGAMQLLADATSGARVREFLSTPRVSAPERKDALRKALQGKVPELFLRFVMVVVDKRRQALLPDIAHEYRRLVDEQMGRVRVDVHISHEPDAALQEQIARALAGRLGKTVIPSFTVDPSLLGGMVVRYGEEILDGSVRSRAAGLRRRLTEVANG is encoded by the coding sequence ATGCGCAGCGAGATCATCGCCCGCAACTACGCCGAGACGCTGCTGGAGCTGGCGCGGCGGCAGGGCCCGGGCGCCGTGGAGGAGTACGCCGGCGCCATGCAGCTGCTGGCCGACGCCACCTCGGGCGCGCGGGTGCGCGAGTTCCTGTCCACCCCGCGCGTGAGCGCGCCGGAGCGCAAGGACGCGCTCCGCAAGGCGCTGCAGGGGAAGGTTCCCGAGCTCTTCCTGCGCTTCGTGATGGTGGTGGTCGACAAGCGGCGCCAGGCGCTCCTTCCCGACATCGCGCACGAGTACCGCCGGCTGGTGGACGAGCAGATGGGGCGCGTGCGGGTGGACGTGCACATCAGCCACGAGCCCGACGCCGCGCTGCAGGAGCAGATCGCCCGCGCGCTGGCCGGGCGCCTGGGGAAGACGGTGATCCCCAGCTTCACGGTGGACCCCTCGCTGCTGGGCGGCATGGTGGTGCGCTACGGCGAAGAGATCCTGGACGGCAGCGTCCGCAGCCGGGCCGCGGGGCTGCGCCGGCGGCTGACGGAGGTCGCGAACGGATAG
- a CDS encoding BsuPI-related putative proteinase inhibitor, which translates to MRSVLAFAAAALLAACDPFPVPAAPAPEGGASGGASTGPLAASFQIQPAGDSVTFVLAVTNSTQAPLALEFRSGQRYDFAVSDGGREVWRWSAERMFTQALATETLAPGQTLTWREVWRPDASLRGRSLTATARLASASHPVERTQTFRLP; encoded by the coding sequence ATGCGCTCCGTGCTCGCCTTCGCCGCCGCCGCGCTGCTGGCCGCCTGCGACCCGTTCCCCGTCCCCGCCGCCCCCGCGCCCGAGGGAGGGGCGTCCGGCGGCGCCTCCACGGGCCCGCTCGCGGCGTCGTTCCAGATCCAGCCCGCGGGCGACAGCGTGACGTTCGTGCTGGCCGTCACCAACTCCACGCAGGCGCCGCTGGCGCTGGAGTTCCGCAGCGGGCAGCGGTACGACTTCGCCGTGAGCGACGGCGGGCGCGAGGTGTGGCGGTGGAGCGCGGAGCGGATGTTCACGCAGGCGCTCGCCACCGAGACGCTGGCGCCGGGGCAGACGCTCACCTGGCGCGAGGTGTGGCGCCCCGATGCGTCGCTCCGCGGCCGCTCGCTGACCGCCACGGCCCGGCTCGCCTCCGCCAGCCACCCGGTGGAGCGCACGCAGACCTTCCGCCTGCCGTGA
- a CDS encoding ATP synthase F0 subunit C, with product MLQAAAQNYSYLANGLMGAGIGAGLAIIGAGLGIGLIGRGATEGMARQPEIAGQIQTAGIILAALIEGATFFALIVALMVRGTVNGVLPH from the coding sequence ATGCTGCAGGCGGCGGCACAGAACTACAGCTACCTGGCCAACGGCCTGATGGGCGCCGGCATCGGCGCCGGCCTGGCCATCATCGGCGCCGGGCTGGGGATCGGCCTGATCGGCCGCGGCGCCACCGAGGGGATGGCGCGCCAGCCCGAGATCGCCGGGCAGATCCAGACGGCCGGGATCATCCTGGCGGCGCTCATCGAGGGCGCCACCTTCTTCGCCCTGATCGTGGCCCTGATGGTCCGCGGCACGGTGAACGGCGTTCTGCCCCACTGA